One genomic segment of Mesoterricola silvestris includes these proteins:
- a CDS encoding MFS transporter produces MSDPETHDPYSSLRFPEYRWFLGGIFAFTVATQIQTLAMAMQVYHITHDPLSLGLIGLAEAIPFLGLTLVGGWAADRRDRRALSLVSMAVMLLGGVLLLALNAGRVPAAAWPFYAIQALAGLGRAFFRPSSQALATELVPREAYQNAATWRSSSFQLAQVTGPALGGLLYGFGSATLAYAVEVALMVFAVTMVLRVAPRPRTPAKSSIVQNLREGVMFVFTHNLVLGALTLDLFAVLFGGAVAMLPVFATDILRVGPQGFGIMRAAPAVGSVAMGFWQAHHPPRNRAGLVLLLCVACFGLCWVGFALSSVFWISLALLFASGAMDSVSMVLRGTLVQTRTPPEMMGRVQAVNGFFIGSSNELGSFESGLAARLLGVVPSVVFGGLMTLGVVGGIAWRVPELRRLKRITD; encoded by the coding sequence ATGAGTGATCCGGAAACCCACGACCCTTACAGCTCCCTGCGCTTTCCCGAGTACCGCTGGTTCCTCGGGGGGATCTTCGCGTTCACGGTGGCCACCCAGATCCAGACCCTGGCCATGGCCATGCAGGTGTACCACATCACCCACGACCCCCTTTCCCTGGGCCTCATCGGCCTGGCGGAGGCGATCCCGTTCCTGGGGCTGACCCTGGTGGGGGGCTGGGCCGCGGACCGCCGGGACCGGCGCGCCCTGTCCCTGGTCTCCATGGCCGTCATGCTCCTGGGGGGCGTGCTCCTCCTGGCCCTGAACGCGGGCCGGGTCCCGGCCGCCGCCTGGCCCTTCTACGCGATCCAGGCCCTGGCGGGCCTGGGGCGGGCCTTCTTCCGGCCCTCCTCCCAGGCCCTGGCCACGGAGCTGGTGCCCCGGGAGGCCTACCAGAACGCCGCCACGTGGCGCAGCTCCTCCTTCCAGCTGGCCCAGGTCACCGGGCCGGCCCTGGGCGGGCTCCTGTACGGGTTCGGCAGCGCGACCCTGGCCTACGCGGTGGAAGTGGCGCTGATGGTCTTCGCCGTCACGATGGTCCTGCGGGTGGCGCCCCGGCCCCGCACACCGGCCAAATCCTCCATCGTCCAGAACCTCCGGGAGGGGGTGATGTTCGTGTTCACGCACAACCTCGTGCTGGGGGCCCTCACCCTGGACCTCTTCGCGGTGCTGTTCGGGGGGGCCGTGGCCATGCTGCCGGTCTTCGCCACCGATATCCTGCGGGTGGGCCCCCAGGGCTTCGGCATCATGCGGGCCGCCCCCGCCGTGGGTTCCGTGGCCATGGGCTTCTGGCAGGCCCATCACCCGCCCCGGAACCGGGCCGGGCTGGTCCTGCTGCTCTGCGTGGCCTGCTTCGGCCTGTGCTGGGTGGGCTTCGCCCTGTCCAGCGTGTTCTGGATCTCCCTGGCGCTGCTCTTCGCCAGCGGCGCCATGGACAGCGTGAGCATGGTGCTGCGGGGCACCCTGGTGCAGACCCGCACCCCGCCGGAGATGATGGGCCGCGTCCAGGCCGTCAACGGCTTCTTCATCGGCTCCAGCAACGAACTGGGCAGCTTCGAATCCGGCCTCGCGGCCCGGCTCCTGGGCGTGGTGCCCTCCGTGGTCTTCGGGGGCCTCATGACCCTGGGCGTGGTGGGCGGCATCGCCTGGCGCGTGCCGGAGCTCCGCCGCCTCAAGCGCATCACCGACTGA
- a CDS encoding ABC transporter permease: MNILDFIKLALFAITRNKTRAFLTMLGIIIGVGAVIAMIGIGQGSKQASIAIIQNMGSNMLTIFNGGGSSNSARGPMGMGSVPILLEEDAQLIERDLSASTVVAATPQVRANRAVIYQNNNTVSTIQGSGVQFIQIRGWEVQQGRFFTEQETKGQAKVCVLGTTVRDTLFPNGEDPLGKIIRISSLPFEVVGVLESKGAGMMGDQDDILVAPYTTVMHKIVGTDRIQNILVSAQEGKADLAEMEITALLRQRLRLTPKDENPFMIRKQDDWVKMQDQQASVLTTFLAMAASISLIVGGIGISNIMLVSVTERTREIGVRRALGATRRSVLLQFLTEAVVLSILGGLLGVAIAYLIIWVLKFTAVLPAVAEPWAVALGMGFSGVVGIVAGFLPALKAANLDVIDALRYE; encoded by the coding sequence ATGAACATCCTCGATTTCATCAAGCTGGCGCTGTTCGCCATCACGCGCAACAAGACCCGGGCCTTCCTCACCATGCTCGGCATCATCATCGGAGTGGGCGCGGTCATCGCCATGATCGGGATCGGCCAGGGCTCCAAGCAGGCCTCCATCGCCATCATCCAGAACATGGGCTCCAACATGCTGACCATCTTCAACGGCGGCGGCAGCTCCAACAGCGCCCGGGGCCCCATGGGCATGGGCTCGGTCCCCATCCTGCTGGAGGAGGACGCCCAGCTCATCGAGCGGGACCTGTCGGCCTCCACCGTCGTGGCGGCCACGCCCCAGGTGCGGGCCAACCGCGCCGTGATCTACCAGAACAACAACACCGTCTCCACCATCCAGGGCTCGGGCGTGCAGTTCATCCAGATCCGGGGCTGGGAGGTCCAGCAGGGGCGGTTCTTCACGGAACAGGAGACCAAGGGCCAGGCCAAGGTGTGCGTGCTGGGCACCACCGTGCGGGACACCCTCTTCCCCAACGGCGAGGATCCCCTGGGCAAGATCATCCGCATCTCCTCGCTGCCCTTCGAGGTGGTGGGCGTCCTGGAATCCAAGGGCGCCGGCATGATGGGCGACCAGGACGACATCCTGGTGGCCCCCTACACCACCGTCATGCACAAGATCGTGGGCACGGACCGCATCCAGAACATCCTCGTGAGCGCCCAGGAGGGCAAGGCCGACCTGGCCGAGATGGAGATCACCGCCCTCCTGCGCCAGCGGCTGCGCCTGACCCCCAAGGACGAGAACCCCTTCATGATCCGCAAGCAGGACGACTGGGTGAAGATGCAGGATCAGCAGGCCAGCGTCCTCACCACCTTCCTGGCCATGGCCGCCAGCATCTCCCTCATCGTGGGGGGCATCGGCATCTCGAACATCATGCTGGTGAGCGTCACCGAGCGCACCCGGGAGATCGGCGTGCGGCGCGCCCTGGGCGCGACCCGGCGAAGCGTCCTCCTCCAGTTCCTCACCGAGGCCGTGGTGCTCTCCATCCTGGGCGGGCTCCTGGGGGTGGCCATCGCCTACCTCATCATCTGGGTGCTCAAGTTCACCGCCGTCCTGCCCGCGGTGGCCGAACCCTGGGCCGTGGCCCTGGGCATGGGCTTCTCCGGGGTCGTGGGCATCGTCGCCGGCTTCCTGCCGGCCCTGAAGGCCGCCAACCTGGACGTCATCGACGCCCTCCGATATGAGTGA
- a CDS encoding efflux RND transporter periplasmic adaptor subunit, giving the protein MSRKVWIISAVAVVLVGAGGAYLLRGPKEEIKWRTAKVDRGSITARISATGTLNALIQVPVGTQVSGVVTGIYADFNSLVKKGQVIGKIDETPWLTQIQDARATLERAKAALFNAQIDFKRNKELHAQKLLSDSDLDAKELILKTAQGNLESAKAGVDRAKTNLDYCTLRAPVDGVVVNRLVDVGQTVAASFSTPNMFTIAQDLAKMKVQAAIDEADIGQVQVGQRAFFTVDSYPEKQFRGVVSQVQLNPVVNQNVVTYLVVMEVNNEPRGAAPEGMKREGGDRPGGHQGPRNGTQSPAGWHGGEGRPGGMRQEGGPARPGGMRQESGQARSGGTPVLPGKPQTADLESSTARYIQPGSPVYRGDLALFPGMTANCTIVTKEREQVLRVPSAALRFNPAAFLKDSDAKGPAGAPAGPAQPGGQQRPGGQGGRPGGPGKGMVARREDRVWILVNGKPKALPVKVGASDGMFTEVSGEGVTEGIVVLTGVEDLKKAAQSAAPIGAPGGMRR; this is encoded by the coding sequence ATGAGTCGAAAAGTCTGGATCATCAGCGCGGTGGCCGTGGTCCTGGTGGGCGCGGGCGGCGCCTACCTCCTCAGGGGTCCCAAGGAGGAGATCAAGTGGCGCACGGCCAAGGTGGACCGGGGCAGCATCACGGCCCGCATCAGCGCCACCGGCACCCTCAACGCCCTCATCCAGGTGCCCGTGGGCACCCAGGTCTCGGGCGTCGTCACGGGCATCTACGCGGACTTCAACAGCCTCGTGAAGAAGGGCCAGGTCATCGGGAAGATCGACGAGACGCCGTGGCTGACCCAGATCCAGGACGCCCGGGCCACGCTGGAGCGGGCCAAGGCCGCCCTCTTCAACGCCCAGATCGACTTCAAGCGCAACAAGGAGCTCCATGCCCAGAAGCTCCTCTCCGACTCCGACCTGGACGCCAAGGAGCTGATCCTCAAGACCGCCCAGGGCAACCTGGAATCCGCCAAGGCCGGCGTGGACCGGGCCAAGACCAACCTGGACTACTGCACCCTCCGGGCGCCCGTGGACGGGGTGGTGGTGAACCGCCTGGTGGACGTGGGCCAGACCGTGGCGGCCAGCTTCAGCACCCCCAACATGTTCACCATCGCCCAGGACCTGGCCAAGATGAAGGTCCAGGCCGCCATCGACGAGGCCGACATCGGCCAGGTGCAGGTGGGGCAGCGGGCCTTCTTCACCGTGGACAGCTACCCAGAGAAGCAGTTCCGGGGGGTGGTCAGCCAGGTGCAGCTCAATCCCGTGGTGAACCAGAACGTGGTCACCTACCTGGTGGTCATGGAGGTGAACAACGAACCCCGCGGCGCGGCGCCCGAGGGCATGAAGCGGGAGGGCGGCGACCGTCCTGGTGGACATCAGGGTCCCCGCAACGGCACCCAATCACCCGCCGGCTGGCACGGCGGTGAAGGCCGCCCCGGCGGCATGCGCCAGGAAGGCGGCCCGGCACGGCCCGGCGGGATGCGCCAGGAAAGCGGTCAGGCACGGTCCGGCGGCACGCCGGTCCTCCCCGGCAAGCCCCAGACCGCCGACCTGGAATCCAGCACGGCGCGGTACATCCAGCCCGGCAGCCCCGTCTACCGCGGCGACCTGGCCCTGTTCCCCGGCATGACCGCCAACTGCACCATCGTCACCAAGGAGCGGGAGCAGGTCCTGCGGGTGCCCAGCGCGGCCCTGCGGTTCAACCCCGCGGCCTTCCTCAAGGACTCCGACGCCAAGGGCCCGGCCGGCGCTCCGGCGGGTCCCGCGCAGCCGGGTGGCCAGCAGCGCCCCGGTGGGCAGGGCGGACGGCCGGGCGGTCCCGGCAAGGGCATGGTGGCCCGCCGGGAGGACCGGGTGTGGATCCTGGTGAACGGCAAGCCCAAGGCCCTGCCCGTGAAGGTGGGGGCCAGCGACGGCATGTTCACCGAGGTCAGCGGGGAGGGCGTCACCGAAGGGATCGTGGTGCTCACGGGGGTCGAGGACCTGAAGAAGGCCGCGCAATCCGCCGCTCCCATCGGCGCTCCCGGCGGAATGCGCCGCTGA
- a CDS encoding NADH-quinone oxidoreductase subunit N — protein sequence MTITAGELSAILPLLIPALGACLLPLAALDKDQATVKWVRGATFFMALFCLAGGFFYITRLWATGAQPSYGAIRMDRLAQFAGIFVLVAAGLAVLQLWDHLHQEGWVKGETLSLLLFSAVGMILFVAASNLILLFLGLELLSLPLYALTATVRTRAKAFEGGMKYFITGAVAASSFLMGSVLLYGVTGTLEIGALGQALAARNPDPIALAGAALLLMGFLFKISSVPFHQWTPDVYEAAPHPISGFMSVATKGAAVMALLRVLGAGVPAPGSARIQAALALVAVLTLVVGNLAALAQDNIKRMLAYSSISHAGYILLGLVAATPAAYAGVIFYLLSYLVMNMGAFGILTCLGLVGDRTTFDDVKGQGWKRPDLAIAASLCLFGLAGIPPMAGFYGKYMIFKELILQGHVSMAVTGILASLVSVYYYFRLPVALFLEKPTAKAEREASERPAFRASLAGAALLVCGVLVVVIGLFPGTLYLSIASRVVADAFPFLR from the coding sequence ATGACGATCACCGCGGGAGAACTCTCCGCCATCCTGCCGCTGCTCATTCCGGCCCTGGGGGCCTGCCTGCTGCCCCTGGCCGCCCTGGACAAGGACCAGGCCACGGTCAAGTGGGTGCGGGGGGCCACGTTCTTCATGGCGCTGTTCTGCCTGGCGGGGGGCTTCTTCTACATCACCCGCCTGTGGGCCACGGGCGCGCAGCCCTCCTACGGCGCCATCCGCATGGACCGCCTGGCCCAGTTCGCCGGCATCTTCGTGCTGGTGGCCGCGGGACTGGCCGTGCTGCAGCTGTGGGACCACCTCCACCAGGAGGGCTGGGTGAAGGGCGAGACCCTGAGCCTGCTCCTCTTTTCCGCGGTGGGCATGATCCTCTTCGTGGCGGCCTCCAACCTCATCCTCCTGTTCCTGGGCCTGGAGCTGCTCTCCCTGCCGCTCTACGCCCTCACCGCCACGGTGCGCACCCGGGCCAAGGCCTTCGAAGGGGGCATGAAGTACTTCATCACCGGGGCCGTGGCCGCCTCCAGCTTCCTCATGGGCTCCGTGCTCCTGTACGGCGTCACGGGCACCCTGGAGATCGGCGCCCTGGGCCAGGCCCTGGCCGCCCGGAACCCCGATCCCATCGCCCTGGCCGGCGCCGCGCTGCTGCTCATGGGCTTCCTGTTCAAGATCAGCTCCGTGCCCTTCCACCAGTGGACCCCGGACGTGTACGAGGCCGCGCCCCATCCCATCTCGGGCTTCATGTCCGTGGCCACCAAGGGCGCCGCGGTCATGGCCCTCCTGCGGGTGCTGGGCGCCGGCGTGCCGGCCCCCGGATCCGCCCGCATCCAGGCCGCCCTGGCCCTGGTGGCGGTCCTCACCCTCGTGGTGGGCAACCTGGCCGCCCTGGCCCAGGACAACATCAAGCGGATGCTCGCCTATTCCAGCATCAGCCACGCCGGGTACATCCTCCTGGGCCTGGTGGCGGCCACCCCCGCCGCCTACGCGGGGGTCATCTTCTACCTGCTGTCCTACCTCGTGATGAACATGGGCGCCTTCGGCATCCTCACCTGCCTGGGCCTGGTGGGCGACAGGACCACCTTCGACGACGTGAAGGGCCAGGGCTGGAAACGGCCCGACCTGGCCATCGCCGCCTCCCTGTGCCTCTTCGGCCTGGCGGGGATCCCCCCCATGGCGGGATTCTATGGCAAGTACATGATCTTCAAGGAATTGATCCTCCAGGGCCACGTCTCCATGGCCGTGACCGGCATCCTGGCCAGCCTGGTTTCCGTGTACTACTACTTCCGCCTCCCCGTGGCCCTGTTCCTGGAAAAGCCCACCGCCAAGGCCGAGCGGGAGGCCTCGGAGCGCCCCGCCTTCCGGGCCTCCCTGGCCGGGGCCGCCCTGCTGGTCTGCGGCGTCCTGGTGGTGGTGATCGGGCTCTTCCCCGGCACCCTGTACCTCTCCATCGCCTCCCGGGTCGTGGCCGACGCCTTCCCCTTCCTGCGCTGA
- a CDS encoding complex I subunit 4 family protein, which yields MITPWMNTHLLTFLVFAPFLWGALLLLFPERQAPLVKLLAVLGAAGVLAVGAAQLLRGQPDALGTIVLERFHWFSAVGIPVEYHLAADGLNLWLVILTVFLVPLTMLGTWNSLPSRPGTAFALLLMLESGMLGALVAQDLLLFYLFWEAMLLPMYFLIGVWGGAERRYAATKFLLFTLSGSLLWLVALLYTAGKAGSFAPGVMAQAVQALPGKVQGTLFIAFALAFAIKVPLFPLHTWLPDAHTEAPTAGSVILAGVLLKLGSYGFLRFAIPIFPDAARHFSLLLAVLSVAAIIYGALVAMMQTDIKKLVAYSSVSHMGFVMLGIASMTVIGTQGAMLQMLNHGISTGALFILVGMLYDRAHTRRIADFGGVALRMPVFTAFFMIVTLSSIGLPLTNGFAGEFLILNGTYLSGFHWGKAAACAATLGVLFSAAYMLWMVKRVFWGPANPDPESGTAHLHADLDLREIAVLLPLVVLIFWMGIHPQTFLTQSEGQVSRAILQAHAGEVKR from the coding sequence GTGATCACGCCCTGGATGAATACCCACCTGTTGACCTTCCTCGTGTTCGCCCCCTTCCTGTGGGGGGCCCTCCTGCTGCTCTTCCCGGAGCGCCAGGCGCCCCTGGTCAAGCTCCTGGCGGTGCTGGGCGCCGCCGGCGTCCTGGCCGTGGGCGCCGCGCAGCTCCTGCGGGGCCAGCCCGACGCCCTGGGCACCATCGTCCTGGAGCGCTTCCACTGGTTCTCTGCCGTGGGCATCCCCGTGGAGTACCACCTCGCCGCGGACGGGCTCAACCTCTGGCTGGTGATCCTCACGGTCTTCCTGGTCCCCCTGACCATGCTGGGCACCTGGAACAGCCTCCCCAGCCGCCCCGGCACCGCCTTCGCGCTCCTGCTCATGCTGGAATCCGGCATGCTGGGGGCCCTGGTGGCCCAGGACCTGCTGCTGTTCTACCTCTTCTGGGAGGCGATGCTGCTGCCCATGTACTTCCTCATCGGCGTGTGGGGCGGGGCGGAGCGGCGCTACGCGGCCACGAAGTTCCTGCTCTTCACCCTTTCGGGCTCCCTGCTCTGGCTCGTGGCCCTGCTGTACACCGCCGGCAAGGCCGGCAGCTTCGCCCCGGGCGTCATGGCCCAGGCGGTGCAGGCCCTGCCCGGGAAGGTCCAGGGCACGCTCTTCATCGCCTTCGCCCTGGCCTTCGCCATCAAGGTCCCCCTTTTCCCCCTCCACACCTGGCTCCCCGACGCCCACACCGAGGCGCCCACGGCGGGCTCGGTGATCCTGGCCGGCGTGCTGCTGAAGCTGGGGTCCTACGGCTTCCTCCGGTTCGCCATCCCCATCTTCCCGGACGCGGCCCGCCACTTCTCCCTGCTGCTGGCGGTCCTGTCCGTGGCGGCCATCATCTACGGCGCCCTGGTGGCCATGATGCAGACCGACATCAAGAAGCTGGTGGCCTACTCCTCCGTGAGCCACATGGGCTTCGTGATGCTGGGCATCGCCTCCATGACCGTCATCGGCACCCAGGGGGCCATGCTCCAGATGCTCAACCACGGCATCTCCACCGGGGCCCTCTTCATCCTGGTGGGCATGCTCTACGACCGGGCCCACACCCGGCGCATCGCCGACTTCGGCGGCGTGGCCCTGAGGATGCCGGTCTTCACGGCCTTCTTCATGATCGTGACCCTCAGCAGCATCGGGCTGCCGCTCACCAACGGCTTCGCCGGCGAGTTCCTGATCCTCAACGGCACCTACCTCTCCGGCTTCCACTGGGGCAAGGCGGCGGCCTGCGCCGCGACCCTGGGCGTCCTGTTCAGCGCGGCCTACATGCTCTGGATGGTCAAGCGGGTCTTCTGGGGCCCGGCCAACCCCGATCCCGAAAGCGGCACCGCCCACCTGCACGCGGACCTGGACCTGCGCGAGATCGCGGTCCTGCTTCCCCTGGTGGTGCTGATCTTCTGGATGGGGATCCATCCCCAGACCTTCCTCACCCAGTCCGAAGGCCAGGTGTCCCGGGCCATCCTCCAGGCCCATGCGGGCGAGGTGAAGCGATGA